The following are from one region of the Microbacterium sp. BK668 genome:
- a CDS encoding IclR family transcriptional regulator: protein MPDDPAPHAADTAPPRPQVPAADQTLRILTFLGRQRGPVAARTIATHLGIPRSTVYHLLAALEGHGFVVHVPAERRWGLGVAAFELAGGYARQAPLARLGRPLLAELADRAGESAHLAVMSGRDVVYIVEERAPRRPALVTDVGVRLPAHLTASGRAMLAVLPREQVRALFPDASAFADRTGRGPRTPGDLRELLRQVRATGWATEDGEVTLGLQSIGIAVLDHVKWPTAAIAVTWPVEADRDASSLAAHVAHAATELSRRLYGR, encoded by the coding sequence ATGCCAGACGATCCAGCGCCGCACGCCGCGGACACGGCACCGCCCCGCCCGCAGGTGCCCGCCGCGGATCAGACCCTGCGGATCCTGACGTTCCTCGGGCGCCAGCGGGGCCCTGTGGCTGCCCGCACGATCGCGACGCACCTCGGCATCCCCCGCTCCACCGTGTACCACCTCCTCGCCGCGCTGGAGGGTCACGGGTTCGTCGTGCACGTCCCCGCCGAGCGCCGCTGGGGACTCGGCGTCGCCGCGTTCGAGCTCGCCGGCGGCTACGCGCGGCAGGCGCCGCTTGCGCGACTCGGACGCCCCCTCCTCGCCGAGCTCGCCGACCGCGCCGGCGAGAGCGCGCACCTCGCCGTCATGAGCGGGCGCGACGTCGTCTACATCGTCGAGGAGCGCGCGCCGCGGCGGCCCGCCCTCGTGACGGACGTCGGCGTGCGCCTCCCGGCCCACCTGACGGCGTCGGGCCGGGCGATGCTCGCGGTCCTCCCCCGCGAGCAGGTCCGGGCGCTGTTCCCCGACGCCTCGGCGTTCGCGGACCGGACCGGCCGCGGCCCGCGGACACCGGGCGACCTCCGGGAGCTGCTGCGACAGGTGCGGGCGACGGGCTGGGCGACCGAGGACGGCGAGGTCACGCTCGGACTGCAGTCGATCGGCATCGCCGTGCTCGATCACGTGAAATGGCCCACTGCGGCGATCGCCGTCACGTGGCCGGTCGAGGCGGATCGGGATGCCTCGTCCCTCGCCGCGCACGTCGCTCACGCGGCGACCGAGCTGTCGCGCCGGCTCTACGGCCGCTGA
- the hutH gene encoding histidine ammonia-lyase has translation MTTVTPALEVVTVGAEPLRRADVVAVARRGARVEIAPAALARVAETRALVEGLAGDPDPHYGISTGFGALATTFIAPERRRQLQASLIRSHAAGTGAEVESEVVRALHLLRLQALASGRTGVRPVVVETYAAMLNAGITPIVREYGSLGCSGDLAPLSHVALAAMGEGEVRVSDSRSSSERSETKRAAAEALAEASIPPLELREKEGLALINGTDGMLGMLLLALDDLRVLLDTADVAAAMSVEALLGTDAVFAADLMALRPQIGQATSAAHLRDLLAGSAIMASHRDPAVCTRVQDAYSLRCSPQVHGAARDTASHAALVAERELAASVDNPVITDDGRVESNGNFHGAPVAYVLDFLAIAVADVASISERRTDRALDVARSQGLPPFLADEAGVDSGLMIAQYAAAGIVSELKRLAVPASVDSIPSSAMQEDHVSMGWAAARKLRRSIDGLARVLAIEILTAARALDLRAPLQPAAATRAARDVVRSVAAGPGRDRFVSPDLEAVTELVLSGAIAEAALGRSEENGRTEDASR, from the coding sequence ATGACCACCGTCACCCCCGCCCTCGAGGTCGTCACAGTCGGCGCGGAGCCGCTGCGCCGCGCCGACGTCGTCGCGGTCGCGCGCCGCGGCGCTCGCGTCGAGATCGCCCCCGCCGCTCTCGCCCGCGTCGCCGAGACCCGCGCGCTCGTGGAGGGACTGGCCGGCGACCCCGACCCGCACTACGGCATCTCGACGGGGTTCGGCGCCCTCGCGACGACCTTCATCGCCCCCGAGCGCCGGCGGCAGTTGCAGGCGTCGCTCATCCGTTCGCACGCGGCCGGGACGGGTGCGGAGGTCGAGAGCGAGGTCGTGCGCGCGCTGCACCTCCTGCGCCTGCAGGCGCTGGCGTCGGGGCGCACGGGCGTGCGCCCCGTCGTCGTCGAGACCTACGCCGCGATGCTCAATGCCGGCATCACGCCGATCGTGCGCGAGTACGGCTCGCTCGGCTGCTCGGGCGACCTCGCGCCGCTGTCCCACGTCGCGCTCGCCGCGATGGGCGAGGGGGAGGTCCGTGTCAGCGACTCCCGGTCGTCGAGCGAGCGCAGCGAGACGAAACGCGCCGCCGCGGAGGCGCTGGCCGAGGCATCCATCCCGCCCCTCGAGCTGCGCGAGAAGGAGGGTCTCGCACTCATCAACGGCACCGACGGGATGCTCGGGATGCTGCTGCTCGCCCTCGACGACCTGCGCGTGCTGCTCGACACCGCCGACGTGGCCGCGGCGATGTCGGTCGAGGCGCTTCTCGGCACGGATGCGGTGTTCGCCGCCGACCTCATGGCGCTGCGTCCGCAGATCGGCCAGGCGACCTCGGCCGCGCACCTGCGCGACCTGCTCGCCGGGTCGGCCATCATGGCGTCGCACCGCGATCCGGCGGTCTGCACGCGCGTGCAGGACGCCTACTCGCTGCGCTGCTCCCCGCAGGTGCACGGAGCCGCCCGCGACACGGCGTCGCACGCGGCGCTCGTCGCCGAGCGGGAGCTCGCGGCATCCGTCGACAATCCCGTCATCACCGACGACGGCCGCGTCGAGTCCAACGGCAACTTCCATGGGGCGCCGGTCGCCTACGTGCTCGACTTCCTCGCGATCGCCGTGGCCGACGTCGCCTCGATCTCGGAGCGCCGGACCGACCGCGCCCTCGACGTCGCGCGCAGTCAGGGGCTGCCGCCGTTCCTCGCCGATGAGGCCGGCGTCGACTCCGGGCTCATGATCGCGCAGTACGCCGCGGCGGGGATCGTGTCCGAGCTCAAGCGGCTCGCGGTGCCGGCATCCGTGGACTCCATCCCGTCGTCGGCGATGCAGGAGGACCACGTCTCGATGGGGTGGGCCGCCGCCCGCAAGCTCCGCCGCTCCATCGACGGGCTCGCCCGCGTGCTGGCGATCGAGATCCTGACGGCCGCCCGGGCGCTCGACCTGCGGGCGCCGCTGCAGCCTGCCGCCGCGACCCGCGCCGCGCGCGATGTCGTGCGCTCCGTCGCGGCGGGCCCGGGCCGCGACCGCTTCGTCTCGCCCGACCTCGAGGCCGTGACGGAGCTCGTCCTGTCGGGCGCGATCGCCGAGGCCGCGCTCGGCAGATCTGAGGAGAACGGCAGGACTGAGGATGCCTCGCGCTGA
- the hutU gene encoding urocanate hydratase: MTDVTTARGVRAPRGSERTAKSWGAEAAKRMLMNNLDPEVAEHPEDLVVYGGTGRAARSWEAFDAIVRTLDELEPDETLLVQSGKPVGVFRTHEWAPRVLIANSNLVGDWATWPEFRRLEQLGLTMYGQMTAGSWIYIGTQGILQGTYETFAAVARSLGRESLAGTLTLTGGCGGMGGAQPLAVTLNGGAVLIVDVDESRLARRVEHGYLDEYTTDLDTAIARVTAARAAGEALSVGFVGNAAEVFPDLLLRHRAGDLAIDVVTDQTSAHDPLAYLPVGIRFEAWRAEASRDPEGFTARARGSMAKHVAAMVGFQDAGAAVFDYGNSIRAEAKLGGFERAFDFPGFVPAYIRPQFAEGRGPFRWVALSGDPEDIRKTDRAVMELFPDNAGLVRWLEKAGDAVHFEGLPARICWLGYKERHLAGLKFNEMVASGELSGPIVIGRDHLDAGSVASPYRETEAMADGSDAIADWPLLNALLNTASGASWVSIHHGGGVGIGRSIHAGQVTVADGTDLAAQKLERVLTNDPGTGVMRHVDAGYERAREVAAERGLKVPML, translated from the coding sequence ATGACCGATGTCACCACGGCCCGAGGCGTCCGCGCCCCCCGCGGATCGGAGCGGACGGCGAAGAGCTGGGGCGCCGAGGCAGCCAAGCGGATGCTGATGAACAACCTCGATCCCGAGGTGGCCGAGCACCCGGAGGATCTCGTCGTGTACGGCGGCACGGGCAGGGCGGCGCGGTCGTGGGAGGCGTTCGACGCCATCGTGCGCACCCTGGACGAGCTCGAGCCGGATGAGACGCTGCTCGTGCAGTCCGGCAAGCCCGTGGGAGTGTTCCGCACCCACGAGTGGGCCCCGCGCGTGCTGATCGCCAACTCCAACCTCGTCGGCGACTGGGCGACGTGGCCGGAGTTCCGCCGCCTGGAGCAGCTCGGTCTCACGATGTACGGCCAGATGACGGCGGGGTCGTGGATCTACATCGGGACGCAGGGCATCCTTCAGGGCACCTACGAGACGTTCGCGGCGGTCGCGCGCTCGCTCGGGCGGGAGTCGCTCGCGGGGACCTTGACCCTGACGGGCGGATGCGGCGGCATGGGCGGCGCGCAGCCCCTTGCGGTCACCCTCAACGGCGGCGCCGTGCTCATCGTCGACGTCGACGAGTCGCGCCTGGCCCGCCGCGTGGAGCACGGCTACCTCGACGAGTACACCACCGACCTCGACACCGCCATCGCCCGCGTCACGGCGGCCCGCGCCGCGGGCGAGGCGCTCTCGGTCGGCTTCGTCGGCAACGCCGCGGAGGTCTTCCCGGATCTCCTGCTGCGCCACCGGGCCGGCGACCTCGCGATCGACGTCGTGACAGACCAGACGAGCGCGCACGATCCGCTGGCCTACCTCCCGGTCGGCATCCGGTTCGAGGCCTGGCGGGCCGAGGCATCCCGTGATCCCGAGGGCTTCACCGCCCGGGCGCGGGGGAGCATGGCCAAGCACGTGGCGGCGATGGTCGGCTTCCAGGATGCCGGAGCCGCCGTCTTCGACTACGGCAACTCGATACGGGCCGAGGCGAAGCTCGGCGGGTTCGAGCGGGCCTTCGACTTCCCCGGCTTCGTGCCGGCCTACATCCGGCCCCAGTTCGCCGAGGGGCGCGGACCCTTCCGCTGGGTGGCGCTGTCGGGAGACCCCGAGGACATCCGCAAGACCGACCGCGCCGTCATGGAGCTCTTCCCGGATAACGCGGGGCTCGTCCGGTGGCTCGAGAAGGCAGGCGACGCTGTGCACTTCGAGGGGCTCCCGGCCCGTATCTGCTGGCTGGGCTACAAGGAGCGGCACCTCGCGGGCCTGAAGTTCAACGAGATGGTCGCCTCGGGCGAGCTGTCCGGCCCGATCGTGATCGGCCGGGACCACCTCGATGCCGGATCGGTCGCCTCGCCCTACCGCGAGACCGAGGCGATGGCCGACGGCTCGGACGCCATCGCCGACTGGCCGCTGCTGAATGCCCTCCTCAACACGGCCTCGGGCGCGTCGTGGGTCTCGATCCACCACGGCGGCGGGGTGGGCATCGGGCGCTCGATCCACGCCGGCCAGGTGACCGTCGCCGACGGCACGGACCTCGCGGCGCAGAAGCTCGAGCGGGTCCTGACGAACGACCCCGGCACGGGCGTCATGCGCCATGTCGACGCCGGATACGAGCGGGCGCGCGAGGTCGCCGCCGAGCGCGGCCTCAAGGTGCCGATGCTGTGA